In Synechocystis sp. PCC 6714, the following are encoded in one genomic region:
- a CDS encoding carotenoid oxygenase family protein — protein sequence MTATLSRAVWANNFSQNAGEFDRTQLELISGQIPQALKGSLYRNGPGRLSRGSEKVGHWFDGDGAILAVHFGEGQAQGLYRYVQTQGYAEEEKAGRYLYGNYGMVDPKGVWHYWKSLLTQTDVLKNASNTSVMALPDRLLALWEAGHPYALGLEDLNTLGREDFAGAFQPGQPFSAHPLRDPLTEEIFSIGVDFQFNLNLYRLDRRGNLLKHRRLKLSRTPFCHSFCMAGRYLILFLPPITLNQFSLLLGNVAYADALGWDAQGGTKILVLDRQTFEIVSEGETESWFQWHYGNGCELDDGNVRLDFVRFSDYAQTNEYLREVPTGAVKTATDGQLWQVILNPQTAKIVELTNVLPRSGEFPVINPQRTGQPWRYTYMALQRPAKILGSQWFGEIARIDYHTGDVTTAKLGEHQYPVEPLYIPHPDNGDRGWIITVVYDGDRHGSEVWLWDADRLQEEPICRLALPQVIPFSFHGTWRPT from the coding sequence ATGACTGCAACCCTTTCCCGTGCCGTTTGGGCCAATAATTTCAGCCAAAATGCGGGGGAGTTTGACCGCACCCAGTTGGAGCTTATCTCAGGGCAGATTCCTCAAGCGTTGAAGGGAAGTTTGTATCGTAATGGGCCGGGCCGTCTTAGTCGGGGTTCAGAGAAAGTCGGCCATTGGTTTGATGGTGATGGGGCAATTCTGGCGGTGCATTTTGGCGAAGGACAAGCCCAAGGACTTTATCGTTACGTGCAAACCCAAGGTTACGCAGAGGAGGAAAAAGCGGGGCGTTATCTTTACGGTAACTACGGCATGGTGGATCCCAAAGGGGTTTGGCATTACTGGAAAAGTTTACTGACCCAGACTGATGTGCTCAAAAATGCTTCTAATACCTCAGTAATGGCTCTGCCCGATCGCCTGTTGGCCCTGTGGGAAGCTGGTCATCCCTATGCCTTGGGTTTGGAAGACTTAAACACTTTGGGCCGGGAGGATTTTGCTGGGGCTTTTCAACCGGGCCAGCCTTTTTCTGCTCATCCCCTACGGGATCCATTAACGGAGGAAATCTTTAGCATCGGGGTCGATTTTCAGTTCAACCTCAACCTTTACCGTTTAGATCGCCGGGGCAATTTGCTCAAACACCGTCGTTTGAAATTAAGCCGTACCCCCTTTTGCCATAGTTTTTGCATGGCGGGGCGTTATCTAATTCTGTTTTTACCTCCCATTACCCTCAATCAATTTTCCCTATTGTTGGGTAACGTGGCCTACGCCGACGCTTTGGGTTGGGATGCCCAAGGAGGCACGAAAATTCTTGTGCTTGATCGCCAAACGTTTGAAATTGTCAGTGAAGGAGAAACGGAATCTTGGTTCCAATGGCACTACGGCAATGGCTGTGAGCTAGACGATGGTAATGTGCGGCTCGATTTTGTCCGATTCAGTGATTATGCCCAAACCAATGAATATTTGCGGGAAGTACCCACTGGGGCAGTGAAAACCGCTACCGACGGGCAACTATGGCAGGTTATTCTCAATCCCCAAACAGCAAAAATAGTTGAATTAACTAATGTTCTACCCCGCAGTGGCGAGTTTCCGGTAATTAACCCCCAACGAACGGGTCAACCCTGGCGCTATACCTATATGGCTCTGCAACGGCCAGCGAAAATCCTCGGCTCCCAATGGTTTGGGGAAATTGCCCGCATTGACTACCACACAGGAGATGTGACCACGGCCAAGCTAGGGGAGCATCAATATCCAGTGGAACCCCTCTATATTCCCCATCCAGATAATGGCGATCGGGGTTGGATTATCACCGTAGTCTATGACGGCGATCGCCATGGCAGTGAAGTATGGCTATGGGATGCGGATCGTTTACAGGAAGAACCGATTTGTCGCTTAGCTTTGCCCCAGGTAATTCCCTTCAGTTTCCATGGCACTTGGCGGCCTACCTAG
- a CDS encoding NAD(P)H dehydrogenase subunit NdhS, whose product MIFPGATVRVTNVDDTYYRFEGLVQRVSDGKAAVLFENGNWDKLVTFRLSELETVKSF is encoded by the coding sequence ATGATTTTTCCCGGTGCAACGGTGCGGGTTACCAATGTCGACGATACTTACTATCGCTTTGAAGGCTTAGTCCAACGGGTTAGCGATGGCAAGGCGGCAGTCTTGTTTGAAAATGGTAACTGGGATAAATTGGTAACTTTTCGGCTTTCGGAACTGGAGACGGTCAAATCTTTCTAG
- a CDS encoding chromophore lyase CpcT/CpeT: protein MSNSTDLSTLARWMAADFSNQAQAFENPPFYAHIRVAIRPLDQAKFGDRLLFLEQAYDFMLQRPYRLRVLKLKVVEDHIEIENFKVKNEEKFYGAARDLAKLSQLAPDDLEPMNGCDMIVEWTGTSFKGEVQPGRQCRVMRDGKETYLENSFEVSEAGLISLDRGYDPETNERVWGSVAGAFHFVRWQSFADEVSF, encoded by the coding sequence ATGTCCAATTCCACCGATCTTTCCACCCTAGCCCGTTGGATGGCCGCCGACTTTAGCAACCAGGCCCAAGCCTTTGAAAATCCTCCTTTTTATGCCCACATCCGGGTGGCCATTCGTCCCCTCGACCAAGCAAAATTTGGCGATCGCCTTCTATTTTTAGAACAGGCCTATGATTTTATGTTGCAAAGGCCCTATCGCCTGCGGGTATTGAAATTAAAGGTGGTGGAAGATCACATTGAGATTGAAAACTTTAAGGTTAAAAATGAGGAAAAGTTCTACGGTGCGGCCAGGGATTTAGCTAAGCTGTCCCAGTTAGCCCCCGACGATCTGGAGCCCATGAACGGCTGTGACATGATTGTGGAATGGACCGGCACCAGCTTTAAGGGAGAAGTACAACCGGGGCGGCAATGCCGAGTGATGCGGGACGGTAAGGAAACCTACCTAGAAAATAGTTTTGAGGTGAGCGAAGCGGGGTTAATTAGCCTCGACCGGGGTTACGACCCAGAAACCAATGAACGGGTTTGGGGTTCAGTGGCCGGTGCGTTTCATTTTGTCCGTTGGCAAAGTTTCGCCGATGAAGTTAGTTTTTAG
- a CDS encoding transposase gives MYGWSKRGERVYGERQGKRGKKENLVAGRRKNKKDLIAPMLFSGSLNAEGFEGWLELYLIPALTIPSVLIMDNAPIHRKSRIRKIVEEAGHTVLFLPTYSPDLNDIEHDFSALKRARTYASPGVSIDEIIRNYCVA, from the coding sequence GTGTACGGATGGTCAAAAAGAGGAGAGAGAGTATATGGGGAAAGGCAAGGAAAAAGAGGAAAGAAAGAAAACCTTGTGGCAGGTAGAAGAAAAAACAAAAAAGACCTGATAGCACCGATGCTATTTAGTGGAAGTTTAAATGCCGAAGGTTTTGAAGGATGGCTTGAATTATACCTGATACCTGCATTAACAATTCCATCGGTATTAATTATGGATAATGCGCCTATTCATAGAAAGAGTAGGATTAGAAAAATAGTGGAAGAGGCAGGACATACAGTTTTGTTTTTACCTACCTACTCGCCAGATCTTAATGACATAGAGCATGATTTTAGTGCATTGAAAAGAGCAAGAACATACGCCTCTCCAGGTGTAAGCATAGATGAAATTATCCGTAACTACTGTGTAGCATAA
- a CDS encoding tocopherol cyclase family protein — protein sequence MEFPPHCGYHWQGQSPFFEGWYVRLLLPHSGESFAFMYSIENPAGDFAEIRSAVRHYSGGAVQILGPTRGTKENQDDQLIWRTFPSVKNFWASPCHFALGHWGKYNGEVGPRPIPAGEFFTTVEEGYQIYQHQHQGQIALPDRHCRWHFTVEPEITWGSPQCFPKATAGWLSFLPLFDPGWQILLAQGRGQGWLEWQGERYEFDQALVYAEKNWGHSFPSRWFWLQANHFPGHPGLSVTAAGGERIVLGHPEEVALIGVHFQGNFYEFGPGNSTITWQVARWGRWQLKASNDRYWVTLSGKTEGRGSLVHTPTAQGLQLNCRDTTRGYLHLQWGSVRHGLIGQGETYTAGLEVGGNWGLD from the coding sequence ATGGAATTTCCACCCCATTGTGGTTATCATTGGCAAGGTCAATCCCCTTTTTTTGAAGGCTGGTACGTGCGCCTGCTTTTACCCCACTCCGGGGAAAGTTTTGCCTTTATGTACTCCATTGAAAATCCCGCTGGCGATTTCGCAGAGATCCGCAGTGCGGTGCGCCATTACAGCGGTGGTGCAGTGCAAATTTTAGGGCCGACTAGGGGGACAAAGGAAAATCAGGACGACCAACTCATTTGGCGGACATTTCCCTCAGTAAAAAATTTTTGGGCCAGTCCCTGCCATTTTGCCCTGGGGCATTGGGGAAAATATAACGGTGAAGTAGGGCCTAGACCCATACCCGCTGGAGAATTTTTCACCACCGTTGAGGAAGGTTATCAGATTTACCAGCATCAACACCAGGGGCAGATTGCCCTACCCGATCGCCATTGCCGTTGGCACTTCACCGTAGAACCAGAAATCACCTGGGGCAGTCCCCAATGTTTTCCCAAGGCCACGGCGGGTTGGCTTTCCTTTCTACCCCTGTTCGATCCAGGCTGGCAGATTCTTTTAGCCCAGGGTCGGGGTCAAGGCTGGTTAGAGTGGCAGGGGGAACGGTATGAATTTGACCAAGCCCTAGTCTATGCCGAAAAAAATTGGGGTCACTCTTTTCCGTCCCGCTGGTTTTGGCTCCAAGCTAACCATTTTCCTGGCCATCCAGGGCTAAGTGTCACAGCGGCCGGTGGGGAACGCATTGTCCTTGGTCACCCCGAAGAAGTGGCTTTAATTGGAGTACATTTCCAAGGCAATTTTTACGAATTTGGCCCAGGTAATAGCACCATCACTTGGCAAGTGGCCCGCTGGGGCCGTTGGCAACTAAAAGCTAGCAATGACAGGTATTGGGTCACGTTGTCGGGAAAAACAGAAGGAAGAGGCAGTTTGGTCCACACCCCTACCGCCCAGGGCTTACAACTCAATTGCCGAGATACCACTAGGGGCTATTTGCATTTGCAATGGGGATCTGTACGCCATGGCTTGATAGGGCAAGGGGAAACTTACACCGCCGGCTTAGAGGTGGGGGGCAATTGGGGTTTGGACTAG
- a CDS encoding Fur family transcriptional regulator — MPLTREEIIQTLKERGLRVTPQRYGVYANLLQRQDHPSAEQLLLDLNQEAPTSSQATVYSSLKALQSVGLIREVLLEEGICRYDANMEPHHHFCCRHCGAIEDVEWRELPGVDLHRLRPGLKAERYEITIHGVCESCAD; from the coding sequence ATGCCCTTAACTAGAGAAGAAATTATCCAAACGCTCAAAGAGCGGGGCCTGCGGGTTACTCCCCAGCGTTATGGGGTTTATGCCAATTTGCTCCAACGGCAGGATCACCCCAGTGCGGAACAGCTATTGCTGGATTTGAATCAAGAAGCCCCCACGTCGTCCCAGGCAACGGTCTACAGTTCCCTCAAGGCATTGCAATCGGTGGGGTTAATCCGAGAGGTTTTATTGGAAGAAGGCATTTGTCGCTACGATGCCAATATGGAACCGCATCATCATTTTTGTTGCCGTCATTGCGGGGCGATTGAAGATGTGGAATGGCGAGAATTACCTGGTGTTGATCTGCATAGGCTAAGGCCAGGATTGAAGGCGGAACGTTACGAAATTACGATCCATGGGGTCTGCGAAAGTTGCGCTGATTAG
- a CDS encoding peroxiredoxin, with protein sequence MTPERVPSVVFKTRVRDESVPGPNPYRWEDKTTEQIFSGKKVVLFSLPGAFTPTCSSNHLPRYEQLFEEFQALGVDDIICLSVNDAFVMFQWGKQIGADKVKLLPDGNGEFTRKMGMLVEKSNLGFGMRSWRYSMFVNDGNIEKMFIEPEFGDNCPVDPFECSDADTMLAYLKGAEAPGVSEPVKAFVG encoded by the coding sequence ATGACCCCCGAACGAGTTCCCAGTGTAGTGTTCAAAACCCGTGTCCGTGACGAATCCGTACCTGGCCCCAACCCCTATCGTTGGGAAGATAAAACCACTGAACAAATCTTTAGTGGTAAAAAGGTTGTGCTTTTCTCTCTGCCCGGCGCCTTTACCCCCACCTGTTCTTCCAATCATTTGCCCCGCTACGAGCAATTGTTTGAAGAATTCCAAGCCCTGGGAGTAGACGACATCATCTGTCTATCCGTCAACGACGCCTTTGTTATGTTCCAGTGGGGCAAACAAATCGGCGCTGACAAAGTAAAATTGCTTCCCGATGGCAACGGTGAATTCACCCGCAAAATGGGCATGTTGGTGGAAAAATCCAACCTGGGCTTTGGCATGCGTTCCTGGCGCTATTCCATGTTTGTCAACGATGGCAATATCGAAAAAATGTTCATTGAGCCTGAGTTTGGCGACAACTGCCCCGTAGATCCCTTCGAGTGTTCCGATGCTGACACCATGTTGGCCTACCTCAAAGGTGCTGAGGCTCCTGGGGTTTCTGAACCCGTTAAAGCCTTTGTCGGCTAA
- a CDS encoding DUF1499 domain-containing protein: MAALLAVLLSGMVWFAALPGFGQIFSGTVPENLGITNGQLAPCPDTPNCVNSQIKDDPIHGIEPLHYQGDWADARNLVTEILGVVPGTTIVEAQDNYIRAEARSRLMGFVDDLELYFPGDRPVIEVRSASRLGESDLGVNRRRLEQIRLALADLEQRN, translated from the coding sequence ATGGCTGCGCTACTGGCGGTGTTGTTATCGGGGATGGTTTGGTTTGCCGCTCTGCCTGGCTTTGGGCAAATTTTTTCTGGCACCGTACCGGAAAATTTGGGGATAACCAATGGCCAACTGGCTCCCTGTCCCGACACCCCCAATTGTGTCAACAGTCAAATTAAGGATGATCCCATCCATGGCATTGAGCCCCTGCATTATCAAGGGGATTGGGCCGACGCCCGCAACCTGGTAACGGAAATTTTGGGGGTAGTGCCCGGCACCACCATTGTGGAAGCCCAGGACAATTACATCCGTGCCGAAGCCCGGAGCCGTTTGATGGGTTTTGTAGACGACCTAGAATTATATTTCCCCGGCGATCGCCCAGTGATTGAAGTTCGTTCCGCATCCCGATTGGGGGAATCAGACTTGGGGGTTAATCGCCGACGTTTAGAACAAATCCGTCTAGCCCTAGCGGACCTAGAGCAAAGAAACTAG
- the psb28 gene encoding photosystem II reaction center protein Psb28, with the protein MMTLTPTIEFFADLPEELSNVSLRRNPSTGIRTVVMTFDRLQAIEKFQSFTQRFNGHLRLADEEGAMEIEPSSVKFIFGGDEGDELRGAQCSFDLTENSHWERFIRFMERYAAANGMGYQDR; encoded by the coding sequence ATGATGACCCTCACTCCCACCATCGAATTTTTTGCTGATCTTCCCGAAGAACTTAGCAATGTTAGCCTCCGCCGCAATCCCTCCACCGGCATACGTACTGTGGTGATGACCTTTGATCGTCTCCAGGCGATCGAAAAGTTTCAGAGTTTTACCCAAAGATTTAATGGTCATTTGCGCCTTGCCGATGAAGAAGGGGCAATGGAGATCGAACCATCATCGGTGAAATTCATTTTTGGCGGGGACGAAGGGGATGAACTCCGGGGAGCCCAATGTAGCTTTGATTTAACTGAAAATAGCCATTGGGAACGCTTTATTCGTTTTATGGAGCGCTATGCAGCGGCCAATGGCATGGGTTACCAAGACCGCTAG
- a CDS encoding homogentisate phytyltransferase yields MATIQAFWRFSRPHTIIGTTLSIWAVYLLAILGDGKPIISPTSLGLVFAAWLACLLGNVYIVGLNQLWDVDIDRINKPNLPLANGDFSLVQGRWIVGICGVTSLAIAWWWGMWLGLTVGVSLIIGTAYSVPPVRLKRFSLLAALCILTVRGIIVNFGLFLFFRTGLGYPPTLTIPIWVLTLFILVFTVAIAVFKDVPDMEGDQQFKIQTLTLQIGKQNVFLGTLILLTVCYSAMAMWGLWNTFPLNTPFFVGSHLILLMLVWWRSRNVDLESKAEIASFYQFIWKLFFLEYLLYPLALWLPSFQSGIF; encoded by the coding sequence ATGGCAACTATCCAGGCTTTTTGGCGTTTTTCCCGGCCCCATACCATCATTGGTACGACCCTAAGCATCTGGGCGGTCTATCTTTTAGCCATTCTGGGGGACGGAAAGCCCATTATTTCACCTACCTCCCTGGGTTTGGTTTTTGCTGCTTGGCTCGCTTGTTTGTTGGGCAATGTTTATATTGTCGGGCTAAACCAGTTGTGGGATGTGGACATTGACCGCATCAATAAACCGAATTTACCCCTAGCCAATGGGGATTTTTCCCTAGTCCAGGGCCGTTGGATTGTGGGAATCTGCGGCGTTACTTCTTTGGCGATCGCCTGGTGGTGGGGAATGTGGCTAGGGTTAACGGTGGGTGTTAGTTTAATCATTGGTACGGCCTATTCCGTCCCTCCGGTGAGATTGAAGCGCTTTTCTCTGCTGGCGGCCCTCTGTATTCTGACGGTGCGGGGAATTATTGTTAACTTTGGTCTATTTCTATTTTTTCGAACAGGTTTGGGTTACCCGCCTACTTTAACAATTCCCATCTGGGTACTAACCCTATTTATCTTAGTTTTTACCGTGGCGATCGCCGTTTTTAAGGATGTGCCTGATATGGAAGGCGATCAGCAATTTAAGATTCAAACTTTAACTTTGCAAATTGGCAAACAGAATGTTTTTTTAGGAACCCTGATTTTATTAACAGTTTGTTATTCGGCCATGGCAATGTGGGGATTATGGAATACTTTTCCCTTAAATACTCCCTTCTTTGTTGGTTCCCATCTGATCTTGTTAATGCTGGTCTGGTGGCGTAGCCGCAATGTTGACTTGGAAAGTAAAGCTGAAATCGCCAGTTTTTATCAGTTCATTTGGAAATTATTTTTCTTGGAATATTTACTTTATCCCCTAGCCCTTTGGCTACCCAGTTTCCAAAGTGGTATTTTTTGA
- a CDS encoding response regulator transcription factor — protein MAFPCPDPPCCDEKLSHTIANVLTMEKIRIALIEDEDLIRQGLRDALTMEPSFEWVGEAANGQLGLVMMQQKQPDVVIIDIGLPDMNGIDVTQQLKKGPLNCRCRVVILTLNHQEETVLAAFSAGADAYCMKDSRTEL, from the coding sequence ATGGCCTTTCCTTGCCCAGACCCTCCTTGCTGTGACGAAAAATTGTCCCATACCATTGCCAATGTCCTAACCATGGAGAAAATTCGCATTGCCTTAATTGAAGATGAAGATTTGATTCGCCAAGGTTTGCGGGATGCTTTGACCATGGAACCCAGTTTTGAGTGGGTGGGGGAAGCAGCCAATGGTCAATTGGGATTGGTGATGATGCAGCAAAAACAGCCCGATGTGGTAATCATCGATATTGGCCTGCCGGATATGAACGGCATTGATGTCACCCAACAGTTAAAAAAAGGGCCGCTCAATTGTCGGTGTCGGGTAGTGATTTTGACCCTCAATCACCAGGAAGAAACTGTGTTAGCTGCCTTTAGTGCTGGGGCCGATGCCTATTGCATGAAAGATAGCCGCACTGAATTATAG
- a CDS encoding pentapeptide repeat-containing protein, with protein sequence MKIRPFLVALGLTTLAGAAHGANFEDLTQLLSTKKCPLCDLRGAGLVMVNLTRADLTGADLTGANLSGADLTGANLSGANLTSASLNGANLSGANLNGAIIEGTDFREAYFDRATFINTNLETAYMQGAKALPDTAGTPQLFYGWGLLETSKGNYQSALNHYDRALALDPEFAPGYLGRGLTLLKIGNESSAKQNVEYAQLLFEENQDEVGVKTSEQFLEDLANMQEARRQGAGNPQLDAIVRGVASMAFKYLLPLVGL encoded by the coding sequence ATGAAGATTCGTCCCTTTCTTGTGGCCCTAGGCCTAACCACCTTGGCTGGCGCCGCCCATGGAGCCAACTTTGAAGATTTAACCCAACTTCTGTCCACCAAAAAATGTCCCCTCTGTGACCTGCGGGGAGCCGGCTTGGTGATGGTCAATTTAACCCGGGCAGACCTAACGGGGGCGGATTTAACCGGGGCAAATCTATCGGGGGCAGACTTAACTGGGGCAAACCTATCGGGAGCCAATTTGACTTCTGCTTCTTTGAACGGAGCCAATTTATCCGGAGCTAATTTAAACGGGGCAATTATTGAGGGCACAGATTTCCGTGAAGCCTATTTTGACCGGGCTACGTTTATCAACACCAACCTAGAAACGGCCTATATGCAGGGGGCTAAGGCTCTGCCCGACACAGCGGGCACCCCCCAACTGTTCTATGGCTGGGGTCTTTTGGAAACAAGTAAGGGCAATTACCAATCGGCCCTAAATCACTATGACCGGGCCCTGGCATTGGATCCGGAATTTGCCCCGGGGTATTTAGGGCGGGGTTTAACCCTGCTGAAAATTGGCAATGAGTCTTCCGCCAAGCAAAATGTGGAATATGCCCAGTTGTTGTTCGAGGAAAATCAAGACGAGGTGGGAGTTAAAACGTCGGAGCAATTTTTGGAAGATTTGGCCAATATGCAGGAAGCACGGCGCCAGGGGGCAGGCAATCCCCAATTGGATGCCATTGTGCGGGGGGTAGCTTCCATGGCGTTTAAATATTTACTGCCCCTAGTTGGTCTTTAG
- the pgsA gene encoding CDP-diacylglycerol--glycerol-3-phosphate 3-phosphatidyltransferase: MNIPNWVTISRLFALPLLFLWLPTPDAQTRWWGVGIFLLAASTDWLDGYLARRLNQVTELGKFLDPLVDKLLVLGPLLILLTWQMVPAWAVGLILARELTIAGWRVNPQLTSQTEIAGANLWGKVKTVTQIMAIALLLAPLPEIYGQIGLAIFWLAVVLTLISGAIYLLPQAHKTVEAR; encoded by the coding sequence ATGAATATACCCAATTGGGTGACTATTTCCCGCTTATTCGCCTTACCCCTACTATTCCTCTGGTTACCAACACCGGACGCTCAAACACGCTGGTGGGGAGTGGGGATTTTTTTGTTGGCCGCCAGCACCGATTGGTTAGATGGTTACCTGGCCCGCCGGTTAAATCAGGTGACGGAGTTAGGTAAATTCCTCGATCCGTTGGTGGATAAATTACTAGTGTTGGGGCCGTTGTTAATTCTTCTGACTTGGCAAATGGTGCCGGCCTGGGCCGTGGGCTTAATTTTGGCCAGGGAGTTAACGATCGCCGGTTGGCGGGTTAATCCCCAGCTTACTAGTCAGACGGAAATTGCCGGGGCCAACCTCTGGGGCAAGGTGAAAACCGTCACCCAAATAATGGCGATCGCCCTGCTGTTAGCTCCTTTACCGGAAATTTATGGGCAAATTGGCTTGGCAATATTCTGGCTTGCGGTGGTTTTGACCCTAATTTCTGGAGCAATTTATCTGCTACCGCAGGCACACAAGACCGTGGAAGCTCGCTAA
- a CDS encoding IS630 transposase-related protein has translation MAYDLDLRLRVISFLEEGNGVTKASKIFKVGRETIYRWLSRENLEPTKVKNRRRKIDIKELEKDVMENPDMPMKERAKKFGVTPSALSYRFKEMGITRKKNSYYIKKEMKKKEQNIKKS, from the coding sequence ATGGCATACGATCTAGATTTACGGCTAAGAGTAATAAGTTTTCTAGAAGAAGGGAATGGTGTAACGAAGGCATCAAAAATATTTAAGGTAGGTAGAGAGACAATTTATAGATGGTTAAGCCGGGAAAATCTGGAACCAACGAAGGTAAAGAACCGGCGTCGGAAGATAGATATAAAAGAGCTGGAGAAAGATGTGATGGAAAATCCGGATATGCCGATGAAAGAGAGAGCAAAGAAATTCGGTGTAACTCCTAGTGCACTGTCATATAGATTTAAAGAAATGGGAATTACGAGAAAAAAAAACAGTTACTATATAAAGAAAGAGATGAAGAAAAAAGAGCAGAATATCAAAAAATCCTGA
- a CDS encoding YggT family protein has translation MNYAAIAGQGLGILLALMTVLFIFRIILTWYPQVELTKLPWKLIALPTEPLLIPLRKLVPPIGGVDLAPILWVFICTFLREILIGQQGLITMASRLH, from the coding sequence ATGAACTATGCGGCGATCGCCGGCCAGGGCTTAGGAATTTTGCTGGCGCTGATGACGGTACTATTTATTTTTCGGATTATCCTCACTTGGTATCCCCAGGTGGAGTTGACCAAATTGCCCTGGAAACTCATCGCTCTGCCCACCGAACCATTGTTGATTCCCCTCCGTAAACTGGTGCCCCCCATTGGTGGCGTGGATCTAGCCCCCATCCTCTGGGTTTTCATCTGCACCTTTCTGCGGGAAATTCTCATTGGTCAGCAGGGATTGATTACCATGGCCAGTCGCCTGCACTGA